Sequence from the Castanea sativa cultivar Marrone di Chiusa Pesio chromosome 12, ASM4071231v1 genome:
AACCATGGTTTAAACAAGTAATAACCGACCTTTATAATGGTCCTTAAAACATCTAGCACCCTAACCCGTTTAAAACATGATAGCCCAAGTAGATATCACTCTGTCATGATAGGCTTATTCTCGCTCGCTTTGGGTCTCTGTTCCTTTGGTTTCTGCTCTTCCATTTTCctaaaaatcccaaaaaaaaagaaaaagaaaaaaaagtaagatacATAAATAGTAGAGGATCGAGATTAAGAACATGCACTATTAATGTTGACAAATAAATCAACCAATTTAACAAATTGGACAAATAAAAAGAGCAATGTCCATATATGTGGATGTTGCATACTCCAAATAGGTTGTCTCACACATGCATTAATATTGACAACAAAACCAAGAACTTTAATGGATGTAGAGAGAACTGAACATTCAACACACACAGGAGGAGATCCAAATGAAAAGATTAGTATTGGCATAAACAGTAAATAAATATCTcaccaaacatattttttatcgACTGCTCATACATATTCACATGATagataagttgttcccaaactAACTATTCCAGAAATATAAGAATAAGCTAACTGCTAGTACATATTTGCAATTTCAtcctatcaaattttattttactggGCCACTGTGTGAAGTCCAATTACAGCAAAATAGTAGTATGGTTTTGAAGGTGAAATTATAAGTATCTAGGGTTAAAACAGGTTTAAATTTGGGTTTTCATTTTAAGCAGATGGCTAGTTTGCAACCAAGGGGCAGGCACGAAACCATAATTTCATTCAGGGATAGAATTAACCTAGCAAAATAGGTGAATATATacgtgtgcgtgtgcgtgtgcgtgtgtgtgtggggggggggggggggggacaaaaTAGCAGTTTCTGCAACTCAAGTGTATTTTAGTAATTGAGTATAGACTTTAGAATGTTGAGACAGATTCTATTAATCTTTTATTACCTTACTGGGCTTAGAGTTCACTGGTCAAAGTAGGAGTCCAAATGCTACCAGTACAAAAAAGAGTCCTTATATATTTGTGCTCAACATAGTCCAAGAAATGTGAGAGTTGAATAATAGAAAAACTTAGTGTTTTGAGCATTGAGGAAAATTGATCACAGCGTGTTCTTTCTCCCTTGCAAAACGCCTTCCATTATGTCACTGGTTACATAACTggccacatgctattgttcacAACTTGTATACATATTCAGTCCCAGTTTCTTCTCACCATTTTTGCAACCCTCAATCAAATATTTCCCCTTTCCCACCAAAACCAAATTAATCTTGAATCCTGgccctttttttcttctaaacttATAAAATCTCAATCCACAAAATTCTCCCAATCTATCTGGGTGTCAGGTACTCATATCAGGCAAGAGATGAAGTGGGGATGGGATGAACTTCTTGTGTTAAAAAAGCAAGAagtgaataagaaatatatatggTAAAGCCCCTTCGTGTTGTAGATCTCTGCTTTAGTTGAGCTTATAATATTTGTGAGGTGGACTTGAAAGAACAAACTAACACATAAACCTAAAATCACAAGATTATACCAGAGTCTGCTGCACCCtatattaaaaacaatcacaagtTGGAGAACCTCAACACAAAAGTCAAGACTGAACCCAAAAGCAAAAATCTTAGAGGGAAACACTCATATGCATGTACGGATTTTGTTAACAGGTACACTGAACGACAAAAAGTATCATGGGAAAAGGAAGAGACCCGGAGGGGCAGGGGTGTAGCAGGGTATAAGGCACAGGAAGTGAAGAAACAATCAATAACAACACATTTTGGATAACTACAGAAAAACTTCTAGAGGAAGCTGTCCTCGGCATTGCAGTACTCAGAGATCAAATGCAAATTATAAGAGAATAATCAATTTTAAGTGactatttataacattttgagATGAAAGCACTACAATGCCAATGATGAACATGACACTCATTACTAGTTGTGAGGCAAATCCAAAAACCAATGGTGGTTCCCACCATAGGCTTTGTCTCGTTGTGATTTAACAAGTATGGTCGAACCACCTCGGTTTCAATTTGGAAATCAGAAACCTTCTAAATTAAAAAGAGTTAGTTTGATGTCAGAAGTTATCAAGACTCAGGCTGTAAGTCGTGTGATACCTGTTCTGATGTAATATCCATTCCGTCTAATTATTGAAGATGGACTCAATAACATAGAcacaacaacaaacaacaaactTTATTCCAATTCACAAAGACTAAGTCCTACACCCAAGCAATCCAATGACCCATGGGTGACTTTCCTTTACCAATCCAATGTTGTTTATACTATAATTCCATAAATAACATTCTCCCAAACCAGCTTCAAAATCATATCAAACCCACAAGGTGACCACAAAACAACCCCATTTGTCAACAGCTTCAAAATCATCAATTTGGATTAGacttactataaaaaaaaaaaattttaaaaaaatccaatttatttttagcattttatgCTTCTAAAAGTGAGCCTTATATACAAAACAAATTACAACCCATTTGTCAAAAGCTTCAAAATAATCAAACCCAATATATAAAAAGCAATCAGAACACCATTCTCACAGAGCAATGGAAACAAGGAcaaaccaaaatatatatacacaaaaaatatatgtatgtgtatggAAAGAGAAGGAGAGCTGAGAAAAACACCTCTTGTCAGAAGAGCCACCCTTCTGGCTGAGGAAGGATCGAAAGAGTGGTGAGTTCACGTCGTAAATCATTGTCTTGAATTTGTATTGTTCGGTTAACAcagcaaaaattgaaaactattcCGCTTCCAAAGTCTTATCAATacacaaagaaaatgaaaaacccTAATAACCCATTCACTCATTCTTTTTGTCTCTTTTATTTCATGTTGGGTACGGCTTTTCTATTTGGGCTAAACAATCTTAGGCCCAATGTTATGTCGGGCCAGGCCTGGGTCAACAATTTTTGGCCCGACCCATGGCCCATGGACACCTTTGTAAGCTTGCTAGCTAGATTCTTATGTAATGACTAAAAACTTGAAACcacccacacacaaaaactGAGTGTGCAGACAAACCACCAATGCACAAAAATTGACCCAATCCAACCCAGAGGGTTTTGTCAGTTAtgactaaaactttttttttttaattatatttattccatgtgtaataataatattgatatgtttatagtgaataactattcattgattgttttcaagatttaaaataacttcaagatttattttgatatatagTTGAATTAAAATATACCAGCCTCATCACACACACACTTCACGCGTgtgataattttgtttttttttttttaatgtggcgTGGGTAGTCTTTGTTTTTTGATAGGAACTGtgggtaggttttttttttaaaaaaattaagttataaAAACGTGGGATAATGGAAGTAGGAaggaattttttaattgaattatatatatagtaaggGACGTGgggtagtttttcttttataggaattttttaaattttttgtcaatttactattttaaccctatgaaataataataagttaattaaattagagaTATTTTTGACAGCgaaaaagataataattaactttttgaattatcttaatatatagaaattaaattagagatattttttacagtaaaaaagacaataactaactttctaattttcttaatatatagagattaagaaaatatattttgtatatgTTACTTTGAGAGTAATTTCAAAAATCTTGTACGCTTCCCTTGGAGGACAATTTTGTCCGGCAGGAATGAGTTAGTGGTCGAGTTGTTTTTGGTAATTGACACCAGTCAAGTTAGATTTCATTTCTTACGTTACCATTAAAGGTGAAGTTGCCCTCTTTTTTATGTAGAAGTGCCTTATTTTATCTATCAGTAGAGTCCTTCTTTGTCTATAGCTCGGGTCAGTCCCCCACAGTTTGCTTTGATTACTATCAAACAGTGACGGTCTGCATCAAGGGCTCTCACGTGAGCCATGTAACATTCCCAGGCAGGAAATGCTTAAGCTATTGATCTTTTGTTAATATGGAATCAATGCTTGTTTGGGTTTTCCTCAAATTTTGTTGGTTCAAGCTTTGACCATTTCAAGTTTAAATCTTGGTTTCATTTGTCTTGCTCCATGAGACTCACAACTTTCACTGTTAGTACATCCATACACTATTGTGGAATATGGGGTAATCGTGATCACAAAAGCTGAGGGCTTAGAGGCACAGGTGTATTTTTATCTCTTCAAGCCAATATTTGTCCTCACTCAAATGAGTTTGCTAAGTGGTTACAAGCAAATTTTTTACTCCAAGATTCTTTAATAAACAAACTTGGAGAATCATAGGAATTTCTCTAAAGTGTGcaaaaatctaaagaaaaaaaaaactaatcatgGAGTCtattttaaaacaataaagaaTTGCCTTTAAAAAGACATACTTGAAAGGTTACTTTGGTTTATACAAACACTCTTAAACATTACCTTAGTTTTTACTAACCGTTAAAGAGTAAAAAATCCTCATTTCTCTTGTTTTTACTGCAAAATTCTAAAGTATTGTCACTAATTGTAATTGTTTGGCTCGAGCACTTATGAGATCACTTGAATGGCTCTTGAGTGAGCACTTTGATAATGAACCAACAATCAACCCCAAGATTTCACCTTTATGTTATATCTCACTCAAGAAATACTCAACCGCCAAAATGAGATCTTTGTTTCCTGATCGACACTTAGTCTTCGCTTAAGCAAGCCACTAAAACATagtttttcatttgttttaattttctcaTTTGTTTTATTGTCAAAGTAAGATCACACATTTATTAAAACCTACAACTGTATTACCTATATATGCAACAAACACTTGATAGTTATCCCTAACCAAACTCAAGTAGTTAGTCCTTAATTATCTACAATTAGGAAACAAAGAAGCACAATACCGTGGGCTGGCAACAGGGTAGGGTTGGGTTATGGGTGCCTCGTTTCCACCATATCCCATATTCAAGGTggaaaaaaaacataagtgGGGTAAAGGTAGAGGTATATTGTCTTTTTTAATGAGATGATATCAACATTGATGAGagtaagaaaaatgagagaagaaaggaaagacCGACAATAAGAGCATTGAAAAAACACACGAGTGTTTTAGAAAATAGtactataatatataataatgataaatcATGTGCGTGGGGGAAGGGGGGCTGGGTGGGGTAGGCGAGTGAGTAAGATCTGCCCCTACTCCATCTTCTTTTTAAGGTTGAAGAAAATAGATATGAGTATGATATGATTGATTTATATCGAGATGAGATTTAAACCTTATATTTCTATTTATGCTATTATTGGTTTCATGGGATCATTTGCTAACATTGGTAAGCAAGCCATAAATTGGAATATGATTGGATGGATTTTTATTGAGGTTTACTAATATGGTAGCACATTAGGGTTGGCGTTGGCGGGACATTATCTACATACACTTCAGCTTATAAGGCAGGCCGCCCATCCAATCACCATTTCGTCGGTGCCCACTGCCCCTCTCTCATTCGCTACCAACCAGCTCACACTATTAATCATTCATCTAATCCTTTGTCTTGCCCTTCACAATTACTATTATACCCACTCTACCCTTCACCCAATATAAAGTCAAATGAGTTAGATAACATAGTATTAACTCTCATACACGGCAGTTGgcaatttgtgtttttgttaaATGACAATTTTGCCCTTCTAAATTAGACATGGTTTCTGtcaaatattcataaaaaaaaaaaataaaaaataatggggGTTCTGTTGATGGACCTTGAATGTCATTGCCTTCTTGATGTGAACCAATTGacccaccacaaaaaaattGGTCTTATTTGGCTAGCTAAagtagaaaattaattaaataaatataaatatgcCTTGTGacatctcaaaatttttttttttttttcattttaaacatatatttaGATTAAATGGCAACAGTCTCTCATAGATGCCAATTTTTTAAATGGGAAAATACCATTGTTAAATATTGTGTATGTGGCTGATGATTAACCACGGCTAATGTTTATAAAGTAAGTTCaatctttgtcttcttcttcttcttcttatttcttgTGTGTAAATGGGATAGGTTCAGATCAAACCCATGGAGCAAACATCCTCTATCCCACTACGAGCCTTCATTTTATACTCTACCAAGTACTTtatgtgtcaatttttttttcgttcgaatactttgattattttataaaaactaaaaaagacaCGTGGCAAGCTAAGACTAGAGAATAGAGGATTTTTATTTCAGACCCATGGAAATCCATTAAATAAAGTCATTGATAGTTGAgcgttattttttttatctaagtGTCCATTCTTAGAAGTTAGGTTCCGTTTCCTTAGAAATACatattctctttctatataTAGAGACCGTTTAGCCAAACTGTTATGAAAACTTGTGTGttttaaaatatgtgttttgaaaacatgatatttgtttaaaataaacgttttagtactatttatttgaaacacaattttttaaagtcTTTAAAAATGCAAGTTTAGGTTGCAAATACGCctaacacacatacacacccaTATAACTATAAACaagttggaaaattttttttttctctcactttctttGTATCTCTCTTATTCAAAAGATCATTCTCTAGGGTTCCACGTTATATCCTAGTTTTGGAAATGCAAAAATTCAGAGTGTTTTGGTAAATCATATCATCGAATATAATAAGTGTAAGACAAGTCATACTAATCCTCTTCTATTTTCATACACAAATTCAATTCAATAAGGcatattgataaattttttcttaaaacccCTTCAATAATACTGTCTTCAAATTAAAATCCACCTATTATGATTATGACTAAATAATTAAATCCATCATTAcctaataatttaaacttttaggacaattaataatttatcatgATATAAGAGCAATTGATTTTGAGCTTGAATCATGCCTCCGCTCTACCCCTATTTAACAAGTTAAACATTCCATTGGTTAGGTCCTACTTATTATTAAGAAAGACTTTCGTCAATCATCAACACCAAAGGAATAAAATATTCCACCGTTTTATTTATGCAAGATTTGAATgtgatatatattttattttgttagtcCGATGTATGTGGGGGATATGGAGGGCGCACTGCACTACATCTGCCTTGTGCATGTGATGAACCATATCAAAGgtatatagagagagagttcaacaaaTGTTCCATTTGCACAAAGAAGGATTATTCTTGCTCTATTTGTTAGTTATtactagaaaaatattattgactGTTTAATGGTTCATAAAGATGAAAGTTGCCAGAACATACTCCATTTATCATATGATTCATATCACACATCACAATCACACTATATTTTGTACATATCTCACGTGATACTCGGATTGATAAATCCATATTTAGATCTAATCAAATGATTAGGTGACCAGCTAGGAATACGATAAATCCTACTTGCATAAAATTTCCACCAGAGGCATTTTTAAGtccattaattaattattgCAGTAATGGAAGGAAAGAAACCTATTATTGTCTGAGTCAATTAATTAAAACGATCAttatcctataaaaaaataaaaataattaaggaACTGACGTCAAAGGtttcttatattattatatCATCAATGCTAGagacacaataaattttattacttttaaaacaatatatttatgtatGATTAGTATAATCGCTTTTATAGAAGATCATCAATGATGTCCTTTTTATCATACACCATTTAAAACTAAGGACAAAACTTAGTTACAATATTTTAAGTActgttctttaaatttttcaCTTAAGGCCGTGTGActacttaacaaaaaaatacactttcatcccataaaaaaaaattcacagtATCTAAATACTGTATTTAAGTCTTGCTTTAAAATTAATCATCTTAGCAATTCTAGAAAAAAAGAGTTGTGTATATAaactttttgttattatatatcatcaaaaaaaaaaaaaaaaaaaaaaagcataatgGACCAAAAATTAAGAGGGACCCAAATGGCAAAAATGGAAGTGTGTCCTATTTAGCCAATGGTCTCATGGATTTTTGGCAAGCTCTCTAAAAAGGGTAGCACTGgaaatcaacaaaacccaacTAAAGTACACAGATGCATACGTTCCCCTGCTCTTAATTCAACCTCtaaaaacctctctctctctccacacacCCCATTataccacctccaccaccaccctctatttctttcttttcttgcataTACAATGGGAAGAATAgatacataaaaaaacaaaaggtggtgGTAGATAGATAGATGCATGAGATTGAGCCACCACAAAACATAAACAGTagacataaataaaaaatctctctttttttcacaTAAACCACCACCTTACCTTCTCTTCCTAAATTCTAATCCTTTTTGCCTTTGGCACCAGATTTTTCCTCACCAACCCTCTTTGATTCTCCTTGGGGTTCAACGCTCCTCTTCAGGTATAATACAAAACAATGGTTTCCTTTTTCTAAAGTTCCTTGCTTTTGGTTGGAGTTAGTCCATGCTTGACTTGTCCAACTGGGTCTTTGCTCGTGAGCATTCTGCCCAGTTGACGCGCTTGACTCACTCACTGCAATGAGATGTTGCTTTTTTACATGTTTTGGCTCTCTGGGTTTGCTTCAATCTTGTGTTTTTGGCTTTGTTCAAGAGGGGTGTTGGTGTTTGGAGAATTGGGTTTGTCTTTACTTTAACAATATCTCCAAGAAAGGTGGTAGGTTGGTGGGGTTGACTTTGGTTTATAAGGTCATAGATTAGGAAATCCTCTCAAGGAAATCTTCTGGTGTTTGTTTTGGTTTCCTTAAATTCTAATCCCATGACTTATGATGAGTGTTTTAGGTGTTTGTGTCGGCATTTTTTTGTTTCTGGTTTTCTTGaacttgtttttattatttttgggtttgaagcTTTGTCACCCTTCTGCTAACTTGTAATTGATATCAACTTCAGAAGCTCTGAAAGGGataatttttatgtgtttatacTGGTTTGATATTATTCTAATCCATATGGGGTTGGATTTGCAGTTGGGATCATTGACATTGTTTCACCTGCATTTAAATCGAAGCCaagctgggttttttttttactgaaccTTCTAGGGGAAATTATTgttaatattttcttcaatgTCTTCCTGTTGTAGTGTTGTACTGTTGTTGAGTACTTGTGATATATTATCTGGGGCATTGTAAGTAAGTGCCTTAAATATCAACTTTCTGCCATTCCTTTATAGCTTGTCGAGTTGAATTCAGAAATTGTAGTTGATACTAGAGTTAACACTACAAGATATCCATGGTTGATCTTTCATCCCACCAATCAATTTAATATGTAATGATTTCTGAGAAATTGCCCTTAATCTTTGCTCATACTGTTGGAGTGTTTCAACAATTGCATGACAGTTAAATCTGAAACATTTTCATAGGGAGGAGTAGAAAATGGGTGTTGCACGCACACCCTGCCAATAACAGCAATCAGGCTTGTAAAGAAGAATTACTCCTTCCTGGAGTAATTTATTTAGGTTCTCTCCTTAAGATTATCGTATCATGTATTCACTGTGATGCTTCAAATTGCCAATGCTATTAATCTTATCCTTGGCCATAGGCAAATTATTAATCAACTAATACCGCTGGTAGAACACAATATGCATGGACCATTTGATTGATGAGcagatgaaaaataaatagaaacaaGGACTTATATATTGAGTTAGGCTTTCTGCTAGTTGAAGTTATTTAAGTTGGAAACTTGCTTTCAAATGAAATACTAGTAAGAGAAAATATGTAAGCAGAAGTCTTTATATTCTcccactgtttttttttttggttgtgtgtgtatgttttgtaATGAATTTGGAGGAAGCTGTTGT
This genomic interval carries:
- the LOC142619450 gene encoding wound-induced basic protein; the protein is MIYDVNSPLFRSFLSQKGGSSDKRKMEEQKPKEQRPKASENKPIMTE